A genomic window from Salvia hispanica cultivar TCC Black 2014 chromosome 5, UniMelb_Shisp_WGS_1.0, whole genome shotgun sequence includes:
- the LOC125189348 gene encoding putative late blight resistance protein homolog R1A-10, with amino-acid sequence MGEKYVQQLYISSPKEDEEDEGDVHCAEKMVGLVYEFNKLKHRLRISWLKSTQVTALVGMTGIGKTTLAGKLLEDPKTEEHFDCRVWVTVGKECRFKEIPRRILAAEADLHSLMGDPWNPQQFANTSNLDPPVSKSCVRHCLAELNGETVEVEEGDEDVIAVQLKESLKGKRYLIVLDDVWDRHPSFRYERNELKSALQDVTNGSQVVFTTRLQQLDDYGSRLSTDGMRVFGEEPCSFQLEKIGKKIAKKCDGLPLMIVAIANLLAEEDKTVECWGEIAAHKNHPIFMDAYDDISKVLLPSYKYLPRLLQMCFLYMGVFPRNDHVSRSKLMNMWSVDGFLEENADESLYPSAEKCLDELVSNSLVTIHQTTLDDSGRLGAKQIKKCGLHSSLWHLSNQEATKIKFSYVLKTSNDAFDEGVESQCRLSFHNNILFGIREVCESVEEKCASTAHSLLCYGPYQKYQVPICSGLALLRKLDALTIHFYEFPMEVLELVQIRYLALTLNGELPSSISQLSSLEFLIVNQHLSIKSGEGPMHLPKEIWDMKELKQLQVIGSDLPDPCGASLESLLTLSGVSAESCNVTVLKSVPNLKKLGIQISLEDDDIGSPLYVFNHIPHLTNLRSLKCVITNPEVVVPVLAPMSIFPRNLTKLNLSGMGYPWKETSKISSLPCLQVLKLRSYAFQGPEWEVEEGAFSFLTFLIIEDTDLEDWKIGRGSFDDLETLTMKHCYNLERIHGEFGGFLGGIKLIDCDPSCAEQMMKATQDWKVDVHSSWDDKK; translated from the exons ATGGGGGAGAAATACGTCCAACAATTGTACATCTCTTCGCCCAAGgaggatgaagaagatgaaggtgaTGTTCATTGCGCTGAAAAGATGGTTGGATTAGTTTACGAGTTCAATAAACTCAAACATAGGCTCAGAATCAGCTGGTTGAAGAGCACGCAAGTAACTGCCCTAGTTGGGATGACTGGCATCGGCAAAACTACTCTGGCTGGGAAGCTTCTCGAAGATCCGAAAACGGAGGAACACTTCGACTGTCGTGTGTGGGTGACAGTAGGCAAAGAATGCCGATTCAAGGAGATTCCAAGGCGAATTCTGGCAGCAGAGGCGGACCTACACTCATTGATGGGGGATCCTTGGAACCCCCAACAATTCGC aaatactagtaatttggACCCCCCAGTATCAAAatcctgcgtccgccactgtctGGCAGAGTTGAATGGTGAGACCGTTGAGGTTGAGGAAGGAGATGAAGATGTAATAGCTGTGCAGTTGAAAGAGAGCTTGAAGGGTAAGAGATACCTCATTGTGCTGGATGATGTCTGGGACAGGCATCCTTCGTTTCGATACGAGAGAAATGAACTGAAAAGTGCTCTACAGGACGTGACAAATGGAAGCCAAGTTGTCTTCACGACAAGGCTGCAGCAGCTGGATGATTATGGTTCTAGGCTTTCCACGGATGGGATGAGG GTGTTTGGTGAAGAGCCGTGCTCTTTCCAACTCGAGAAGATTGGGAAGAAAATCGCGAAGAAATGTGATGGATTACCTCTCATGATTGTCGCGATTGCTAACCTGTTAGCCGAAGAGGACAAGACTGTGGAATGCTGGGGTGAGATTGCAGCTCATAAGAATCATCCTATTTTCATGGATGCATATGATGATATATCAAAGGTGTTACTTCCGAGTTACAAGTACTTACCTCGCCTTCTGCAAATGTGTTTTCTCTACATGGGAGTTTTCCCTCGGAATGATCACGTATCACGATCCAAGCTCATGAACATGTGGAGTGTAGACGGATTTCTAGAAGAAAATGCAGATGAATCTCTATATCCTAGTGCAGAGAAGTGTTTGGATGAGCTTGTTTCAAATAGTCTTGTCACGATCCACCAAACCACCCTAGATGATTCCGGGCGACTGGGCGCTAAACAGATCAAAAAGTGTGGCCTGCATTCTTCTCTATGGCACTTGTCTAACCAAGAAGCAACGAAGATCAAGTTTTCTTATGTCTTGAAAACTAGCAATGATGCTTTCGATGAAGGAGTTGAAAGCCAATGCAGGCTATCCTTCCACAACAACATTCTATTTGGCATCAGAGAAGTGTGTGAATCAGTGGAGGAGAAGTGTGCATCAACTGCACATTCCCTCCTGTGTTATGGGCCATATCAGAAATACCAAGTGCCAATATGTTCTGGTTTGGCATTGCTTCGGAAACTTGATGCTCTTACAATCCATTTCTACGAGTTCCCAATGGAGGTTCTGGAATTAGTTCAAATAAGATACTTAGCCCTCACTTTGAACGGGGAGCTCCCTTCTTCGATATCCCAACTCTCAAGCCTCGAGTTCTTGATTGTCAATCAACATCTGAGCATCAAGTCCGGTGAAGGCCCGATGCACCTGCCTAAGGAGATATGGGATATGAAGGAACTGAAGCAACTTCAGGTCATTGGCAGTGACTTGCCAGATCCTTGCGGCGCTTCCTTAGAAAGCTTGTTGACTCTTTCAGGTGTAAGTGCTGAGAGTTGCAATGTGACCGTTTTAAAATCAGTTCCTAATCTGAAGAAATTAGGGATTCAGATTAGTTTGGAAGATGATGATATTGGTAGCCCCTTATATGTGTTTAATCACATTCCCCATCTTACGAACCTAAGATCACTCAAATGTGTCATAACGAATCCTGAGGTGGTTGTTCCCGTGCTCGCTCCAATGTCCATTTTCCCACGAAATTTGACAAAGTTGAACTTGAGTGGGATGGGATATCCCTGGAAAGAAACGAGCAAGATTTCTTCACTGCCGTGCCTTCAGGTGCTCAAATTGCGAAGCTATGCTTTTCAAGGTCCAGAGTGGGAAGTAGAAGAGGGTGCATTCAGTTTTCTTACATTTCTTATTATTGAAGACACTGATCTGGAGGACTGGAAAATCGGACGGGGAAGCTTTGATGACCTTGAAACACTGACCATGAAACATTGTTACAATCTGGAAAGGATTCATGGGGAATTTGGAGGCTTTCTTGGAGGTATTAAGCTAATCGACTGTGATCCTTCATGTGCAGAGCAGATGATGAAGGCTACTCAAGATTGGAAAGTAGATGTTCATTCTTCATGGGATGACAAGAAATGA
- the LOC125189349 gene encoding uncharacterized protein LOC125189349: protein MSKAMESIQHLIEEAKLRAVWWTLCIFAVSYFLTHSSKSMLMNIPIAILLISGLRLLLNEVEFRWKVRNNRTASYLSHLQNKQLSVNDSRLTTPAPPKKWKRKIDSPLVEAAIEDFVNKLLHDFVTDLWYSGITPDREAPELMHAITMDFLGEVSARIKESNLVDLLTRDVANLIGEHLDLFRRNQDTIGADVMGTLSSEERDERLKHHLLASKELHPALISPESEYKVLQRLMSGVLVVVLRSREAQCPLVRCITRELLTCLVVQPLMNFASPLYINELIEYIVLAYNKKESRESSSDQSSNMGGHNPEHQVSSELGQSSESNLRKIPSLNNEETSNSDDSLSSTTEDEITHMRHGEWAKPFEAATQRGADVLMPETLENMLTSGINYKNKIQKKAALGVPDYLSGPYELVTEVPKQKPGNYPQIEENVSMQLPPKQKPMQESYSTGLNIDALSHSQEHNMEVVPKGTPSVHEVENRNEIIMPNSTPAFTVQSNLEDMYTSEGSTPIIDEFYSADGKKVNVHNLMSKMDIVLRCEGLHASKLRCQVNGAYFQKLGSKSFAVYLIAVTDADGITWFVKRRYRNFVRLHRHLKDIPNYTLHLPPKGIFSSSTDDVRHRCIQLDKYLQDLLSIANVAEQHEVWDFLCASSNNYSFEESSSVMKPLTVNMDDAVDDILYQSKGVSDGLMSKVSRSPSSSVQQGSFVTSKNLAWNVDDINKLAIRRPSMSESADSFSDNDAGDKDLNLWDQDVEAASQSRGWNSDRESTSKGLPQKVVKHDTYDMNFHSDEIQQSLWLKSTSNSDRYLESNLATTYIRQDALTGVPTEWIPPKLSVPVLELVDNVFQLKQRGWLRRQVLWISKQILQFVMEDAIDDWLLRKIRRLRRDDVVAQGIRAVQDILWPEGTFFRKLGAQKKNLKATQKSPQATKQPGGMRTTQSRSFERQLEAARRASYVKKMLLNGAPTTLVSLIGQKQYRQCTGDLYYFLQSTVCLKQLSYGILELVLLSIFPELRELVLDIHEQSQSQPV, encoded by the exons ATGAGTAAAGCGATGGAGAGTATACAGCATCTTATTGAAGAAGCTAAGCTTCGAGCTGTGTGGTGGACTCTCTGCATATTCGCAGTGTCTTACTTCTTGACGC ATAGTAGTAAATCAATGCTAATGAATATTCCCATAGCCATACTCTTGATCTCTGGACTGAGACTTCTGTTAAATGAGGTGGAATTCCGATGGAAGGTTCGGAATAACAGGACAGCATCGTACTTATcacatttacaaaataagcAGCTATCAGTAAATGATTCTCGGCTGACTACTCCGGCACCCCCCAAAAagtggaaaagaaaaatagattcGCCTCTTGTGGAAGCTGCTATTGAGGATTTTGTCAACAAACTTTTACATGATTTCGTCACAGATTTATGGTATTCTGGAATTACCCCTGACAGAGAGGCGCCAGAACTAATGCATGCTATAACCATGGATTTTCTTGGAGAAGTATCTGCTAGAATCAAAGAATCAAACCTTGTTGACCTGTTGACAAG GGATGTAGCAAACCTGATAGGCGAGCACCTTGATCTCTTCAGAAGGAACCAGGACACTATTGGTGCGGATGTTATGGGAACATTGTCTTCTGAGGAAAGGGATGAAAGATTGAAACACCATCTCCTGGCCTCTAAGGAGCTTCATCCTGCTTTGATATCACCAGAGAGTGAATACAAG GTTCTTCAGCGGCTGATGTCTGGAGTTTTGGTGGTTGTGCTGAGATCAAGGGAAGCTCAATGCCCTCTAGTCCGCTGCATAACTCGCGAACTCTTAACTTGTTTGGTGGTGCAACCCCTTATGAATTTCGCAAGTCCCTT GTATATTAATGagttaattgaatatattgtCCTTGCGTACAACAAGAAGGAGTCAAGGGAGTCCTCCAGCGATCAGTCGTCTAACATGGGGGGTCATAACCCTGAACACCAAGTTTCGAGTGAACTTGGTCAAAGCAGTGAatcaaatttgagaaaaatacCGTCTTTGAACAATGAAGAGACTA GTAACTCAGACGATTCTTTATCTAGCACGACTGAGGATGAAATAACTCATATGCGACATGGTGAGTGGGCTAAACCATTTGAAGCTGCAACTCAGAGAGGAGCAGATGTTCTTATGCCTGAAACTCTTGAAAACATGCTGACTAGTGGaattaactacaaaaataaaatccagaAAAAAGCTGCTCTAGGAGTTCCGGACTACTTAAGTGGCCCATATGAGTTGGTGACTGAAGTACCCAAACAGAAGCCTGGAAATTATCCTCaaatagaagaaaatgttTCAATGCAGCTACCACCCAAACAGAAGCCCATGCAGGAATCTTACTCCACTGGTTTGAATATTGATGCTTTAAGCCATTCCCAAGAGCATAATATGGAAGTGGTTCCAAAAGGAACACCTTCTGTGCATGAAGTGGAAAACAGAAATGAGATCATAATGCCAAACAGCACCCCTGCCTTTACAGTTCAGTCAAACCTGGAAGACATGTATACAAGTGAAGGCAGCACACCTATCATTGATGAGTTCTACAGTGCAGATGGTAAAAAAGTTAATGTACATAACCTGATGAGCAAAATGGACATTGTATTACGTTGTGAAGGACTGCATGCTTCAAAGCTTAGATGTCAG GTAAATGGAGCATACTTTCAGAAACTTGGTTCGAAATCTTTTGCAGTTTACTTGATCGCTGTTACAGATGCTGACGGCATCACTTGGTTTGTGAAAAGGAG GTATCGAAACTTTGTGAGATTGCATAGGCATCTTAAGGATATTCCCAATTATACATTACATCTGCCTCCAAAAGGGATATTCTCTTCAAGTACAGATGATGTTCGCCACCGCTGCATTCAGCTAGACAAGTATCTTCAA GATCTCTTATCAATTGCTAATGTAGCAGAGCAACATGAAGTGTGGGATTTTCTTTGTGCTTCCTCTAAT AATTACTCCTTTGAGGAATCTTCATCTGTGATGAAGCCTCTGACAG TTAACATGGATGATGCTGTTGATGATATATTATATCAATCCAAAGGGGTTTCTGATGGCCTTATGTCAAAAGTTTCTCGCTCACCTTCATCTTCAGTTCAGCAAGGTTCTTTTGTTACAAGCAAAAATTTGGCCTGGAATGTGGacgatataaataaattggcCATCAGAAGACCTAGTATGTCAGAGTCAGCCGACAGTTTCTCAGACAACGATGCAGGTGATAAAGATCTAAACCTTTGGGATCAGGATGTAGAAGCTGCAAGCCAATCTAGAGGGTGGAATTCAGACCGTGAGTCAACCTCAAAGGGGTTACCACAGAAGGTTGttaaacatgatacatatgaCATGAACTTCCACTCAGATGAAATTCAACAAAGTTTGTGGTTGAAATCCACATCAAACTCTGACAGATATCTCGAGTCTAATCTAGCCACAACATACATTCGTCAAGATGCTCTTACTGGGGTGCCCACAGAG TGGATTCCACCAAAATTAAGTGTTCCAGTTCTGGAGTTAGTTGATAATGTATTTCAACTCAAACAAAGGGGCTGGCTGAG GAGACAGGTATTGTGgatatcaaaacaaatattgcaGTTCGTCATGGAAGATGCAATTGATGACTGGCTCTTGAGGAAAATCCGCAGGCTCCGTAGAGACGATGTTGTTGCACAAGGGATTCGAGCGGTCCAGGAT ATTCTCTGGCCTGAAGGCACATTCTTCAGAAAATTGGGTGctcaaaagaaaaatttgaaagcTACTCAAAAGTCTCCGCAAGCTACAAAACAACCAGGTGGTATGAGGACTACTCAATCAAGGTCTTTTGAGCGACAGCTGGAAGCTGCTCGCAGAGCTAGCTATGTGAAAAAGATGTTATTAA ATGGTGCTCCAACCACTTTAGTCAGTTTGATTGGACAAAAGCAGTACAGACAGTGCACTGGAGATCTCTACTATTTTCTTCAG TCCACAGTTTGTCTGAAGCAACTCAGTTATGGAATACTGGAACTTGTTCTGCTATCAATTTTCCCTGAGCTGCGGGAGCTTGTTTTGGATATCCACGAACAGTCGCAATCTCAACCTGTATAG
- the LOC125187636 gene encoding uncharacterized protein LOC125187636 — protein sequence MNPNPATTAAAWMMIAALALMAMIPAYAGDTNPVFSPCTDTKVQKHDGFTFGLAFSSRNNFFFNDIQLSPCDSRLSLAINGAELSVFRPKVDEITLLTINSTTFDPSKLGGYMVAFAGRKYAARSIPIFVADANYIVTSFTMVLEFQKGTLQNLYWKKFGCGSCSGSSVMCLNNTDCAVKKSSCRSAGGSIGCDVGIQLAFSGTDKNYNVLNSWYEVANLRQYSLYGLYSDLSNSFSGLF from the exons ATGAATCCGAATCCGGCGACAACGGCGGCAGCATGGATGATGATTGCGGCGTTGGCGCTGATGGCGATGATTCCGGCCTACGCCGGCGACACGAATCCGGTATTCAGCCCATGTACGGACACAAAAGTTCAGAAACACGACGGATTCACCTTTGGCCTCGCGTTTTCTTCAAGGaacaatttcttcttcaacgACATTCAGCTTTCCCCCTGCGATTCTCGCCTCTCCCTCGCCATCAACGGCGCGGAGCTCTCTGTTTTCAGGCCCAAGGTCGATGAGATCACTCTGCTTACCATCAACAGCACCACCTTCGATCCT AGCAAATTAGGAGGCTATATGGTGGCTTTTGCTGGACGAAAGTATGCAGCTCGATCCATCCCTATATTTGTCGCTGATGCCAATTACATCGTCACCAGCTTCACCATG GTTCTTGAGTTCCAAAAGGGCACCCTGCAGAATTTGTACTGGAAGAAATTCGGGTGTGGGTCGTGCAGTGGGAGCTCGGTCATGTGCCTCAACAACACAGACTGCGCGGTCAAGAAGTCCAGCTGCAGAAGCGCCGGAGGCTCTATCGGTTGTGATGTAGGGATACAGTTGGCCTTCTCCGGCACTGATAAGAACTACAACGTGCTCAACTCGTGGTACGAGGTGGCAAATCTCCGGCAGTACTCCCTCTACGGCCTCTATTCCGATCTAAGTAACTCATTCAGTGGCCTCTTCTGA